The following proteins are co-located in the Malus sylvestris chromosome 13, drMalSylv7.2, whole genome shotgun sequence genome:
- the LOC126596604 gene encoding uncharacterized protein LOC126596604: MSGPSDRRFDLNLVEEAAPPSPDNIWRPSFVSPTGPLTVGDSVMKNDMTAAVVARNLLTPKDNRLLSKRSDELAVKDSLALSVQCAGSVSNMAQRLFARTRQVESLAAEVMSLKQEIRGLKHENKQLHRLAHDYATNMKRKLDQMKETDGQVLLDHQRFVGLFQRHLLPSSSGAVPRNEAPNDQPLMPPPSRVLSSTEAPNDPPPVPSLSGALPTAETSPKQPL, from the coding sequence atgtctggcccctccgaccgtcgttttgacttgaaccttgttgaagaggcagccccgccttctccagacaacatatggcgcccatccttcgtctcccctactggtcctcttaccgttggggattccgtgatgaagaatgatatgaccgctgcggtggtggccaggaaccttctcactcccaaagataacagactactttccaaacggtctgatgagttagctgttaaggattcgctggctctcagtgttcagtgtgcaggttctgtgtctaatatggcccaacgcctatttgctcgaacccgccaagttgaatccttggcggctgaagtgatgagtctcaaacaggagattagagggctcaagcatgagaataaacagttgcaccggctcgcacatgactatgctacaaacatgaagaggaagcttgaccagatgaaggaaactgatggtcaggttttacttgatcatcagagatttgtgggtttgttccaaaggcatttattgccttcgtcttctggggctgtaccgcgtaatgaagctccgaatgatcaacctctgatgcctcctccttctagggttctgtccagtactgaggctccaaatgatccccctccggtgccttctctttctggggctctaccgactgctgaaacttctcctaagcaacctttgtga